A stretch of Halichondria panicea chromosome 1, odHalPani1.1, whole genome shotgun sequence DNA encodes these proteins:
- the LOC135339781 gene encoding uncharacterized protein LOC135339781, translating into MSRIKSLMLILSISLLNNAIAQGAANSTNVTTDSTSAMNLTVTTSTDFQVDDDGTHPTYVYVLISFGVIALLVLITVLVVLTLYWAKRSRICKKNQTLTQVEIESADISQDHLDVSSGYDDILSVSEVMRKKRVSDEESNNVKLNEDIPTSCNEAYGVAGVCKTQNINTVENTEQSECVYAIIDDSSPHESNNTLNGFGSRQEDNRSHANTKDNTPNYENITPINDHSAEGDDDEPDYENLVSPDHVFGDYAVPEFDLTSSSAKVQNSFNNVEYSKLRGYPESGSRMKSSRSMPHILEEVKPVQNKQNKGCKKSHSFKITDPMHS; encoded by the exons ATGAGCAGAATAAAGAGTCTGATGCTGATTTTGTCAATATCACTACTAAACAATG CAATTGCCCAAGGAGCTGCAAACAGCACAAACGTAACCACAGACTCAACTTCTGCAATGAACTTGACAGTAACTACATCAA CTGACTTTCAAGTTGATGATGATGGCACCCATCCCACATACGTTTATGTTCTTATAAGCTTTGGAGTGATAGCGCTACTTGTTCTCATAACTGTCCTAGTTGTTTTAACTCTCTACTGGGCAAAACGCTCAAGAATATGCAAGAAAAACCAAACACTTACTCAAGTTGAAATTGAAAGTGCAGATATATCCCAGGACCACCTCGATGTATCATCTGGTTACGATGATATCCTCTCTGTTTCTGAGGTAATGAGAAAGAAACGTGTGAGTGACGAAGAAAGTAATAATGTCAAGTTGAATGAAGACATACCCACGAGTTGCAATGAGGCTTACGGTGTAGCGGGAGTGTGCAAAACACAAAATATTAATACTGTAGAGAACACAGAACAAAGCGAATGTGTCTATGCAATTATTGATGACAGTTCTCCACATGAGAGTAATAACACTCTCAATGGCTTTGGAAGCAGGCAGGAAGATAACAGAAGTCACGCAAACACGAAAGATAATACTCCTAATTATGAAAACATTACACCTATAAATGACCACAGTGCAGAAGGTGATGACGATGAGCCAGACTATGAGAATTTGGTGTCTCCAGATCATGTTTTTGGAGATTACGCAGTACCTGAGTTTGATTTAACTTCAAGTTCAGCAAAAGTTCAGAACAGTTTCAATAATGTTGAATACTCAAAGCTGAGAGGGTATCCAGAGTCTGGAAGCAGGATGAAGTCTTCGAGATCAATGCCACACATTCTCGAAGAGGTGAAACCTGTACAGAACAAGCAAAACAAGGGTTGTAAAAAGTCACACAGTTTCAAAATCACTGACCCAATGCACAGTTGA
- the LOC135339205 gene encoding uncharacterized protein LOC135339205 isoform X1, producing the protein MIDKSLTMLTSFTFLFMAGSFIIAVTAQFTVQPLSVERAEGLEAVFRCQYQAEGVIVTYDWAINHSLVLTDTETIRVRRLSSPGPTTLTILTTPQHNNSDIQCQATIRNGIIIVRYEVSTTATLTVHGTVITNVLSAPNTITVTWNALPFTNYCVDVNRTTLDLTETVVLDSLCGFTNEYIFMYSDNSVCARFTVTPIDGEMRGTTSELCTGLFTRVEGSREQHRILETKRNKLVKFRATVPSCTRFTRYRVDSDLLTPSINLPITDPLLFDGTLSFSLPTDKMTEYSVTLTDENGIDLVFENIPISTFDVQDLLVSECPGGGGICVSIVYVEGTLSSGALVCAVRNIDGVFDFANMKLVSIPRNSIENFTIPVSSGEYRVIAFDLESNDLPNMPISMVALSQDIMKVNASVEDISSPPPREGISASNLTNGDVSVTCSNSALNCLVLFQSTTIFDRVIVGFINSSEASTVLSLNDTFGDGYVVVYSWNNSQSIFEGEVSLIIQLDLLTTAPTTPPTSDPQTDPPPPDIESLPTSVIAAAVIAGLVILLLLVVTAVGTVVVILRKRRQNEVEVPESDGRVDWSSTFAGIEQPNEAYAPVLKRNIAYEQTKKPRGQRVNDSQALATTEGEYESIEPVHVYEDVLPQGKASRANYVNVN; encoded by the exons ATGATAGACAAGAGTTTGACAATGTTGACATCTTTCACTTTTCTTTTTATGGCAGGGTCATTCATCATAGCTGTAACAG CTCAGTTCACAGTACAGCCATTGTCAGTGGAGAGAGCCGAGGGACTGGAGGCAGTGTTCAGGTGTCAGTATCAAGCCGAGGGAGTGATTGTTACTTATGATTGGGCAATAAACCATTCCTTAGTCTTAACAGATACAGAAACTATTCGAGTACGTCGACTTTCGTCTCCTGGACCAACTACACTGACAATCTTGACCACTCCACAGCACAACAACTCTGATATTCAGTGTCAGGCTACAATCAGAAATGGCATTATTATTGTAAGGTATGAAGTATCGACTACAGCAACTCTAACTGTTCATG GAACGGTAATCACTAATGTTCTGTCTGCTCCAAACACCATTACCGTTACATGGAATGCTCTACCCTTCACTAACTACTGTGTGGACGTCAACAGGACAACTCTTGACTTAACTGAAACAGTTGTTCTTGATTCTCTGTGTGGATTCACTAATGAGTACATCTTCATGTACTCTGATAACAGTGTGTGTGCCAGATTCACTGTGACTCCTATTGATGGAGAGATGAGGGGAACAACCAGTGAATTATGTACTGGGTTATTTACGAGAGTAGAAG gtAGTAGAGAACAACATCGTATTCTTGAAACTAAAAGGAATAAATTAGTCAAATTTAGGGCAACT GTTCCAAGTTGTACAAGGTTCACTCGGTATCGTGTGGACTCTGACCTATTGACTCCCTCCATCAACCTTCCAATCACGGACCCTCTTCTGTTTGATGGCACACTCAGTTTCTCCCTCCCCACTGACAAGATGACAGAATACAGTGTCACACTGACTGATGAGAATGGAATAGATCTCGTGTTTGAGAACATTCCAATCA GTACTTTTGACGTTCAAGACCTCCTAGTGTCTGAATGtcctggtggtggtggtattTGTGTGAGCATTGTGTATGTTGAAGGTACCCTCTCTTCCGGAGCTCTCGTCTGTGCAGTACGTAACATTGATGGAGTGTTTGATTTTGCTAACATGAAACTGGTTTCCATCCCTCGGAATTCTATTGAGAATTTCACCATTCCTGTTTCTAGTGGAGAATACCGAGTGATTGCTTTTGATCTGGAGAGCAACGATTTACCAAACATGCCCATCTCTATGGTAGCACTCAGTCAAGACATTATGAAAGTGAACGCTAGTGTTGAAG ACATTTCCAGTCCACCACCAAGAGAGGGCATTAGTGCATCCAATTTAACGAATGGAGATGTTAGTGTGACCTGCTCCAACTCTGCCCTGAATTGTCTAGTCTTGTTTCAATCCACCACCATCTTTGACAGAGTGATTGTCGGTTTCATTAACTCTTCTGAAGCCTCAACTGTCCTCTCTTTGAATGACACCTTTGGTGATGGTTATGTGGTGGTGTACTCTTGGAATAATTCACAGTCCATCTTTGAAGGGGAGGTATCGCTCATTATACAACTGGATCTACTCACCA CTGCTCCCACTACACCTCCAACGTCTGATCCACAAACAGACCCACCTCCTCCTGATATTGAGTCCCTGCCAACATCAGTTATCGCTG cagcagttatagctg GTTTGGTGATTCTGCTATTGCTTGTGGTCACCGCTGTTGGAACTGTCGTTGTGATTTTAAGGAAACGGAGACAAAATGAAG TTGAGGTTCCAGAGTCAGATGGAAGAGTGGATTGGTCATCAACATTTGCAGGAATTGAGCAGCCCAACGAAGCTTATGCTCCAGTACTCAAGAGGAACATTGCCTATGAGCAGACAAAGAAACCACGGGGACAGAGGGTCAATGACTCACAAGCCCTGGCAACAACAGAGGGAGAGTATGAGAGCATTGAGCCAGTTCATGTGTACGAGGATGTGTTGCCTCAGGGAAAAGCAAGTCGTGCAAATTATGTTAACGTTAACTGA
- the LOC135339205 gene encoding uncharacterized protein LOC135339205 isoform X2, giving the protein MIDKSLTMLTSFTFLFMAGSFIIAVTAQFTVQPLSVERAEGLEAVFRCQYQAEGVIVTYDWAINHSLVLTDTETIRVRRLSSPGPTTLTILTTPQHNNSDIQCQATIRNGIIIVRYEVSTTATLTVHGTVITNVLSAPNTITVTWNALPFTNYCVDVNRTTLDLTETVVLDSLCGFTNEYIFMYSDNSVCARFTVTPIDGEMRGTTSELCTGLFTRVEGSREQHRILETKRNKLVKFRATVPSCTRFTRYRVDSDLLTPSINLPITDPLLFDGTLSFSLPTDKMTEYSVTLTDENGIDLVFENIPISTFDVQDLLVSECPGGGGICVSIVYVEGTLSSGALVCAVRNIDGVFDFANMKLVSIPRNSIENFTIPVSSGEYRVIAFDLESNDLPNMPISMVALSQDIMKVNASVEDISSPPPREGISASNLTNGDVSVTCSNSALNCLVLFQSTTIFDRVIVGFINSSEASTVLSLNDTFGDGYVVVYSWNNSQSIFEGEVSLIIQLDLLTTAPTTPPTSDPQTDPPPPDIESLPTSVIAAVIAGLVILLLLVVTAVGTVVVILRKRRQNEVEVPESDGRVDWSSTFAGIEQPNEAYAPVLKRNIAYEQTKKPRGQRVNDSQALATTEGEYESIEPVHVYEDVLPQGKASRANYVNVN; this is encoded by the exons ATGATAGACAAGAGTTTGACAATGTTGACATCTTTCACTTTTCTTTTTATGGCAGGGTCATTCATCATAGCTGTAACAG CTCAGTTCACAGTACAGCCATTGTCAGTGGAGAGAGCCGAGGGACTGGAGGCAGTGTTCAGGTGTCAGTATCAAGCCGAGGGAGTGATTGTTACTTATGATTGGGCAATAAACCATTCCTTAGTCTTAACAGATACAGAAACTATTCGAGTACGTCGACTTTCGTCTCCTGGACCAACTACACTGACAATCTTGACCACTCCACAGCACAACAACTCTGATATTCAGTGTCAGGCTACAATCAGAAATGGCATTATTATTGTAAGGTATGAAGTATCGACTACAGCAACTCTAACTGTTCATG GAACGGTAATCACTAATGTTCTGTCTGCTCCAAACACCATTACCGTTACATGGAATGCTCTACCCTTCACTAACTACTGTGTGGACGTCAACAGGACAACTCTTGACTTAACTGAAACAGTTGTTCTTGATTCTCTGTGTGGATTCACTAATGAGTACATCTTCATGTACTCTGATAACAGTGTGTGTGCCAGATTCACTGTGACTCCTATTGATGGAGAGATGAGGGGAACAACCAGTGAATTATGTACTGGGTTATTTACGAGAGTAGAAG gtAGTAGAGAACAACATCGTATTCTTGAAACTAAAAGGAATAAATTAGTCAAATTTAGGGCAACT GTTCCAAGTTGTACAAGGTTCACTCGGTATCGTGTGGACTCTGACCTATTGACTCCCTCCATCAACCTTCCAATCACGGACCCTCTTCTGTTTGATGGCACACTCAGTTTCTCCCTCCCCACTGACAAGATGACAGAATACAGTGTCACACTGACTGATGAGAATGGAATAGATCTCGTGTTTGAGAACATTCCAATCA GTACTTTTGACGTTCAAGACCTCCTAGTGTCTGAATGtcctggtggtggtggtattTGTGTGAGCATTGTGTATGTTGAAGGTACCCTCTCTTCCGGAGCTCTCGTCTGTGCAGTACGTAACATTGATGGAGTGTTTGATTTTGCTAACATGAAACTGGTTTCCATCCCTCGGAATTCTATTGAGAATTTCACCATTCCTGTTTCTAGTGGAGAATACCGAGTGATTGCTTTTGATCTGGAGAGCAACGATTTACCAAACATGCCCATCTCTATGGTAGCACTCAGTCAAGACATTATGAAAGTGAACGCTAGTGTTGAAG ACATTTCCAGTCCACCACCAAGAGAGGGCATTAGTGCATCCAATTTAACGAATGGAGATGTTAGTGTGACCTGCTCCAACTCTGCCCTGAATTGTCTAGTCTTGTTTCAATCCACCACCATCTTTGACAGAGTGATTGTCGGTTTCATTAACTCTTCTGAAGCCTCAACTGTCCTCTCTTTGAATGACACCTTTGGTGATGGTTATGTGGTGGTGTACTCTTGGAATAATTCACAGTCCATCTTTGAAGGGGAGGTATCGCTCATTATACAACTGGATCTACTCACCA CTGCTCCCACTACACCTCCAACGTCTGATCCACAAACAGACCCACCTCCTCCTGATATTGAGTCCCTGCCAACATCAGTTATCGCTG cagttatagctg GTTTGGTGATTCTGCTATTGCTTGTGGTCACCGCTGTTGGAACTGTCGTTGTGATTTTAAGGAAACGGAGACAAAATGAAG TTGAGGTTCCAGAGTCAGATGGAAGAGTGGATTGGTCATCAACATTTGCAGGAATTGAGCAGCCCAACGAAGCTTATGCTCCAGTACTCAAGAGGAACATTGCCTATGAGCAGACAAAGAAACCACGGGGACAGAGGGTCAATGACTCACAAGCCCTGGCAACAACAGAGGGAGAGTATGAGAGCATTGAGCCAGTTCATGTGTACGAGGATGTGTTGCCTCAGGGAAAAGCAAGTCGTGCAAATTATGTTAACGTTAACTGA
- the LOC135339205 gene encoding uncharacterized protein LOC135339205 isoform X3, producing MIDKSLTMLTSFTFLFMAGSFIIAVTAQFTVQPLSVERAEGLEAVFRCQYQAEGVIVTYDWAINHSLVLTDTETIRVRRLSSPGPTTLTILTTPQHNNSDIQCQATIRNGIIIVRYEVSTTATLTVHGTVITNVLSAPNTITVTWNALPFTNYCVDVNRTTLDLTETVVLDSLCGFTNEYIFMYSDNSVCARFTVTPIDGEMRGTTSELCTGLFTRVEGSREQHRILETKRNKLVKFRATVPSCTRFTRYRVDSDLLTPSINLPITDPLLFDGTLSFSLPTDKMTEYSVTLTDENGIDLVFENIPISTFDVQDLLVSECPGGGGICVSIVYVEGTLSSGALVCAVRNIDGVFDFANMKLVSIPRNSIENFTIPVSSGEYRVIAFDLESNDLPNMPISMVALSQDIMKVNASVEDISSPPPREGISASNLTNGDVSVTCSNSALNCLVLFQSTTIFDRVIVGFINSSEASTVLSLNDTFGDGYVVVYSWNNSQSIFEGEVSLIIQLDLLTTAPTTPPTSDPQTDPPPPDIESLPTSVIAGLVILLLLVVTAVGTVVVILRKRRQNEVEVPESDGRVDWSSTFAGIEQPNEAYAPVLKRNIAYEQTKKPRGQRVNDSQALATTEGEYESIEPVHVYEDVLPQGKASRANYVNVN from the exons ATGATAGACAAGAGTTTGACAATGTTGACATCTTTCACTTTTCTTTTTATGGCAGGGTCATTCATCATAGCTGTAACAG CTCAGTTCACAGTACAGCCATTGTCAGTGGAGAGAGCCGAGGGACTGGAGGCAGTGTTCAGGTGTCAGTATCAAGCCGAGGGAGTGATTGTTACTTATGATTGGGCAATAAACCATTCCTTAGTCTTAACAGATACAGAAACTATTCGAGTACGTCGACTTTCGTCTCCTGGACCAACTACACTGACAATCTTGACCACTCCACAGCACAACAACTCTGATATTCAGTGTCAGGCTACAATCAGAAATGGCATTATTATTGTAAGGTATGAAGTATCGACTACAGCAACTCTAACTGTTCATG GAACGGTAATCACTAATGTTCTGTCTGCTCCAAACACCATTACCGTTACATGGAATGCTCTACCCTTCACTAACTACTGTGTGGACGTCAACAGGACAACTCTTGACTTAACTGAAACAGTTGTTCTTGATTCTCTGTGTGGATTCACTAATGAGTACATCTTCATGTACTCTGATAACAGTGTGTGTGCCAGATTCACTGTGACTCCTATTGATGGAGAGATGAGGGGAACAACCAGTGAATTATGTACTGGGTTATTTACGAGAGTAGAAG gtAGTAGAGAACAACATCGTATTCTTGAAACTAAAAGGAATAAATTAGTCAAATTTAGGGCAACT GTTCCAAGTTGTACAAGGTTCACTCGGTATCGTGTGGACTCTGACCTATTGACTCCCTCCATCAACCTTCCAATCACGGACCCTCTTCTGTTTGATGGCACACTCAGTTTCTCCCTCCCCACTGACAAGATGACAGAATACAGTGTCACACTGACTGATGAGAATGGAATAGATCTCGTGTTTGAGAACATTCCAATCA GTACTTTTGACGTTCAAGACCTCCTAGTGTCTGAATGtcctggtggtggtggtattTGTGTGAGCATTGTGTATGTTGAAGGTACCCTCTCTTCCGGAGCTCTCGTCTGTGCAGTACGTAACATTGATGGAGTGTTTGATTTTGCTAACATGAAACTGGTTTCCATCCCTCGGAATTCTATTGAGAATTTCACCATTCCTGTTTCTAGTGGAGAATACCGAGTGATTGCTTTTGATCTGGAGAGCAACGATTTACCAAACATGCCCATCTCTATGGTAGCACTCAGTCAAGACATTATGAAAGTGAACGCTAGTGTTGAAG ACATTTCCAGTCCACCACCAAGAGAGGGCATTAGTGCATCCAATTTAACGAATGGAGATGTTAGTGTGACCTGCTCCAACTCTGCCCTGAATTGTCTAGTCTTGTTTCAATCCACCACCATCTTTGACAGAGTGATTGTCGGTTTCATTAACTCTTCTGAAGCCTCAACTGTCCTCTCTTTGAATGACACCTTTGGTGATGGTTATGTGGTGGTGTACTCTTGGAATAATTCACAGTCCATCTTTGAAGGGGAGGTATCGCTCATTATACAACTGGATCTACTCACCA CTGCTCCCACTACACCTCCAACGTCTGATCCACAAACAGACCCACCTCCTCCTGATATTGAGTCCCTGCCAACATCAGTTATCGCTG GTTTGGTGATTCTGCTATTGCTTGTGGTCACCGCTGTTGGAACTGTCGTTGTGATTTTAAGGAAACGGAGACAAAATGAAG TTGAGGTTCCAGAGTCAGATGGAAGAGTGGATTGGTCATCAACATTTGCAGGAATTGAGCAGCCCAACGAAGCTTATGCTCCAGTACTCAAGAGGAACATTGCCTATGAGCAGACAAAGAAACCACGGGGACAGAGGGTCAATGACTCACAAGCCCTGGCAACAACAGAGGGAGAGTATGAGAGCATTGAGCCAGTTCATGTGTACGAGGATGTGTTGCCTCAGGGAAAAGCAAGTCGTGCAAATTATGTTAACGTTAACTGA